GCCAGTGGTTTTTGGCAGCCATGTGTGTCTTAGcgtggggttgggggtgggggtggtgttGGTTTCGGCCTGTGGTTAGAACATGGGTGACAGCAGTTTTCAGTGGGTTAAGTGGTTGAGAGTTTCTAGTTTCTGTCTGGCACCTTAGCAAAGctaatttctgtgttttgtgtgttttttatctGGCAGTCTGTTGCACCGTTGTCAGACAGTGAaatcgggtgtgtgtgtgtgtgtgtgtgtgcgcaggctgCATGTCTCCTTACAGGGTCTGGTTGCTGCGCCTGTTTTAATGGGCGCATGATGCAattcccctttcctctctctaccAGGCGACTGTGtaagtgtgagtgagagagggagagcgacaGAGAGGGGATGTCGCTGAATGAAGCCCAGCCTGGATGTTTGCACTGCAGggtgggtggttgctaggcaacggcagtgtgtttgttttatttttagagagAATCGCTGCTGCCGAACATAACAGGTCtttctcacacacgcacacacacacgcacacacctgcacacttGCTCTTACTTAATAGCATGAGCATATAGGCTGTTAATGAGCGTTTGATGGTAGCAGCGTGTCTTTTAGAGCTTGATAGAGGGAATTCTGTTGATAGACTCACAGAGCCGAAAAGCAACAGAGGTATGAATGGGGCGACCCACTGCCCCACCCTGAACATGAAATCCAAACCAGCCCAGCATATTTATAGAGTGTCTTTCACTCACACAGAGGCACTGacactacacacatgcacggagtagatacaaacacacacacacacgttcccgTGAAACCAGCTGTAGTCACTACTTGAATCTACCGTCCTTTTTTGGGCACACGTCTGCCAtgccatgtgtgtgcatgtgggtgtgtataCAAGGAAGTGAATATGTTGGTAAAGACATGATTTGGGTGATCTTCTGAttgatgttttgtgtgtctgttggccAGTATGACTAGTGAAGAGTCACACACCCATGCTAGACAGAAATAGCTCATTGTTAAGCAATTGATGGGGTTTTGGTTAGAAATAGACCTGTAGGCTGGGATAATAGGGTCCGAATTGAAAATAACCAGACTTGAGCATTCAGTTTGTGGCTAGTGAAAATACATTGCTAAGTAACTTTTGCCAGCCAAACTAAGTTATGCACAATTTCAATTAACATGCTTTTTATGTCACCCCAGCTGCTGTTAATGCTATTTTGTATACAGAATCTGAAAAGGTACTATGTAaaaccattcattcattacGTTTACATTAAAAATTTGGCTTTCTACTAATTTTTGGTGAAGGTGCTATTGAGGCAGAGGAGACTCAGGAGGAAAAAATAGCAGAAGTTTAGATTTTATGTTTTAGATTTAAAATTGTATTGTCTCAAACAATTGCCAGCCAGTGTGTCAGGTGACACTATACTGATTTATCCCCCGAGAGATTGTGATCATTTGGCAGCAGGTAGGTGTGAATTTCAGAGCCTGCTGGTACAGTAATGTTGTACTCTATTTCCGCCTAACAGGTAAGCTAATACTATTAGTTACCTTGTGCTAAGAGTCAAACAGGCTCTGTGTGCTCAAAGAGGCTTACAGGTGCCGTGTAATCCTGAGCCCCGTGGTTCTTCCTCTGCTATCTTTGTCCTGCAGTTAGGATCTCTGGCTCCCATCATCCACACAGTAATTAGAAGCACTACATGGTCATGGCTTGGAGCGCCCTCTTCAAGCGTGGATACCTCAAAAGCTTTGTACCCTCAAATGTTTTTGTTACGCTTTTGTTACAGGACTAACTGTATGGGATAACTCTACATGAGTTATATGTCtatttgtgatgttttcaaaCATTGGAGCAAAAACAACCCTGTTGTGAGTTATCATAGGTCAAGAAAATTGTACAGAAAATTGTACTTATTTTCCatattaaataatatatgtaaatatgatCACAATTCTGTCTTGACAGCTGAATATCAGCTGTGGTTTGAATGCAAATAATCATGGAAACCTGTGAAATTAAGTACCCACAGTATCATTGGGATGCACTTGCACATTTAAGAGTCTCTATTTCAGGTAATATTAATCAGCCACCAGCAAACATGCAGATGAGAGCAATTTAGATTAATACTGTTGATGTTCATGGTACTGTAGGGTGAAGGAGGTTGGCTTATAGGCACATGAAAAAAACCCCTCTGTGTTAGTCTTACATGTCTTTGTGGTTGATGGTGTTTTCCATgtcctcctgtttctcctctttgtctTGTGTATCCTCAGCTGTAGGCAGTAATGGGTGCATTCCTAGACAAGCCGAAGACAGAGAAGCACAGCGCCCACGGTGAGGGCAATGGCCTGCGCTACGGCCTGAGCTCCATGCAGGGCTGGCGGGTGGAGATGGAGGATGCCCACACAGCTGTGGTTGGCCTCCCCCACGGACTCACCGATTGGTCCTTCTTTGCTGTCTATGATGGGCACGCTGGTTCCCGGGTGGCCAACTACTGCTCCGGCCACCTGCTGGAGCACATCCTCTCGGGAGGGGCTGAGTTTGGCTCGGGGCCTGGCTCTGTGGAGGGTGTGAAGGACGGCATCCGCTCAGGCTTTCTGAAGATTGATGAGTACATGCGCAGCTTCTCTGACCTGCGGCAGGGCCTGGACCGTAGTGGCTCCACAGCTGTAGGCGTGCTGCTCAGCCCCACCCACCTCTACTTCATTAACTGCGGCGACTCGCGGGCTGTGCTGAGCAGGGATGGCCGGGTGGGCTTCTCCACCCAGGACCACAAGCCTTGCAACCCCCGTGAGAAGGAGCGCATCCAGAACGCCGGCGGCTCAGTCATGATCCAGAGGGTCAATGGCTCCCTGGCTGTGTCCCGGGCCCTGGGGGACTACGACTACAAGTGTGTGGATGGCAAGGGCCCCACGGAGCAGCTGGTGAGCCCTGAgcccgaggtgtgtgtgttggagcggGCGGCTGAGGGAGATGAGTTTGTGGTGCTGGCGTGCGACGGCATCTGGGATGTCATGTCCAATGAGGAGCTGTGTGAGTTTGTCCGCTCACGGCTACAGGTGTGTGAGGATCTGGAGAAAGTCTGCAACTCAGTGGTGGACACCTGCCTGCACAAGgtagagtgacacacacacacacacacagccttttttctgtttctgtgtttggttTAACCAGCTAAAACAAATGTATGGAGAAGTATTGCCATATGCAGTGTAACCATTGGGTTTAACACACAGTAAGGAGGTTCATGATTTGAAGCAGTCCTGATATTTTTTAGGGTAAATGGAGACACATTTTTAGCAGTTTGAAGATTCCTTGTTTATTGCTGAAACAAaatttgaaaagacaaaatcaTAACACTTCATGATACAATTATGAACATATCAGCCTATACTCTGATTTGCATTGGAAGTAAAAAGTCTAAATTAGTTAATAAATTGCCTCTGGGTGCTGAGCTTACCATTCATGCTAGGCCTGTATAATCTGATTTACACTTaaaacattgcatttcattattttagatgaaaaaatgataaatgattgaAATAcactgtgtagtgttgtggggTTCTTTTCAGTAGTAGTCtcttttgaaattaaaatatgagCTTGTGAATGTTCTGACCCTCCGACATGCTGGTGGCAGTGAAAGTGATGTATTCCTGAGCTATTTGGCCTTTTGCTTTTGTTGATTGCTTGACAAAACCTTGTGGTGAATGAAACGTCTTTCTGGTGGCTTCACAGATGATGAATCACAGTGATGTTGTTTGCAAGTACAACATAGCATAAGATGAACATTGTGTTTCCAACaatattttgttattgtgtgcTGAAAATCATGCTGCACCCTTAAtttcaaacaggaaaagaaCTAAGagtgcaaaaacagaaaaagaagcagcagCTCATTTTGTGGATTGTTTTTGTGCTTCAAAATACAGATCTGGTATTGCATTACCTACAGAATATGCCTTATttactatatatttattttaactctTTCCCTGTCGTCTTCCTGTAGGGGAGCAGGGATAATATGAGtgtggtgttggtgtgtttacCTGGAGCTCCCAAGGTCTCAGAGGAAGCCgtgaagaaagaagaggaattGGATA
This genomic interval from Myripristis murdjan chromosome 19, fMyrMur1.1, whole genome shotgun sequence contains the following:
- the ppm1bb gene encoding protein phosphatase 1bb isoform X2 encodes the protein MGAFLDKPKTEKHSAHGEGNGLRYGLSSMQGWRVEMEDAHTAVVGLPHGLTDWSFFAVYDGHAGSRVANYCSGHLLEHILSGGAEFGSGPGSVEGVKDGIRSGFLKIDEYMRSFSDLRQGLDRSGSTAVGVLLSPTHLYFINCGDSRAVLSRDGRVGFSTQDHKPCNPREKERIQNAGGSVMIQRVNGSLAVSRALGDYDYKCVDGKGPTEQLVSPEPEVCVLERAAEGDEFVVLACDGIWDVMSNEELCEFVRSRLQVCEDLEKVCNSVVDTCLHKGSRDNMSVVLVCLPGAPKVSEEAVKKEEELDKYLETRVEELLGGCTDEGVPDLVSVLRSIATENIPNLPPGGGLASKRSVIEAVYNKLNPHREEEGSAGELEDPW
- the ppm1bb gene encoding protein phosphatase 1bb isoform X1, with the translated sequence MGAFLDKPKTEKHSAHGEGNGLRYGLSSMQGWRVEMEDAHTAVVGLPHGLTDWSFFAVYDGHAGSRVANYCSGHLLEHILSGGAEFGSGPGSVEGVKDGIRSGFLKIDEYMRSFSDLRQGLDRSGSTAVGVLLSPTHLYFINCGDSRAVLSRDGRVGFSTQDHKPCNPREKERIQNAGGSVMIQRVNGSLAVSRALGDYDYKCVDGKGPTEQLVSPEPEVCVLERAAEGDEFVVLACDGIWDVMSNEELCEFVRSRLQVCEDLEKVCNSVVDTCLHKGSRDNMSVVLVCLPGAPKVSEEAVKKEEELDKYLETRVEELLGGCTDEGVPDLVSVLRSIATENIPNLPPGGGLASKRSVIEAVYNKLNPHREEEGACAGGEEESEEGGGSAAAHLLEALRQFRLHHRGQYRSVLEESLAAYHLRGESTAEGAGESRRTPGGSHDDDNEEQPASPPTPPSPPPSPANAEQEGSPDVPAPVNIGQSDPSSG